A window from Longimicrobium sp. encodes these proteins:
- a CDS encoding (2Fe-2S)-binding protein: MPQPVEISLSVNGVPHRREVEPRLLLSDFLRHELRLTGTHVGCEHGVCGACTVLMDGEAVRSCLVFAVQADGAEVGTVEGLASPDGTLHPLQEAFRDAHGLQCGFCTPGILMSMIPFLRDQPTPDEHTIREALSGNLCRCTGYQNIVEAVQLAAQRGAAG; encoded by the coding sequence ATGCCCCAACCGGTGGAGATCTCCCTTTCCGTGAACGGCGTTCCGCACCGGCGCGAGGTGGAGCCGCGGCTGCTGCTGAGCGACTTCCTGCGCCACGAGCTGCGGCTGACGGGCACCCACGTAGGCTGCGAGCACGGCGTCTGCGGCGCGTGCACGGTGCTGATGGACGGGGAGGCGGTGCGATCCTGCCTCGTCTTCGCGGTGCAGGCGGACGGCGCGGAGGTGGGTACGGTGGAGGGGCTGGCCTCGCCCGACGGCACGCTGCACCCGCTGCAGGAGGCGTTTCGCGACGCGCACGGCCTGCAGTGCGGCTTCTGCACGCCGGGGATCCTGATGTCGATGATCCCCTTTCTGCGCGACCAGCCCACGCCGGACGAGCACACCATCCGCGAGGCGCTCTCCGGCAACCTCTGCCGCTGTACGGGCTACCAGAACATCGTAGAGGCCGTGCAGCTCGCGGCCCAGCGCGGAGCGGCCGGATGA
- a CDS encoding acyl-CoA synthetase: protein MLAPSSPPIVARAVAHAGRTAVVTESRTPTYAELLDASARVAAALLAGRADLDGARVAFLVPPGWEYVAVQWGVWRAGGIAVPLAVSHPEAELEYVVQDADAEAVIAHADFAEVLRRVADRNGRRILSIEDALSAEPSALPEVAEDRPAMIVYTSGTTGKPKGVVTTHANLRAQVTALVEAWGWTADDRTLLVLPLHHVHGIVNVLSCALWSGAVCEILPRFDADETWRAIESGRLTLFMAVPTVYRRLIVAVEEADEERRARMVEGCRRMRLMVSGSAALPVQMLERWREISGHTLLERYGMTEIGMALSNPLHGERRPGSVGVPLPAVEARVVDDEGQPVDPGTPGDLEIRGPAVFREYWRRPDATAEAFRDGWFRTGDVAVVEDGYYRLLGRRSVDIIKTGGFKVSALEIEEVLREHPAIAECAVVGIEDEEWGERVCLAVEAAGPLPPLPELQAWARQRLAPYKLPRDLRCVDALPRNAMGKVVKPEVAKLFG, encoded by the coding sequence ATGCTCGCCCCTTCCTCGCCGCCCATCGTCGCCCGCGCGGTGGCCCACGCCGGCCGCACCGCAGTGGTCACCGAGTCGCGCACGCCCACCTACGCGGAGCTGCTGGACGCCTCCGCACGCGTGGCCGCCGCGCTGCTGGCCGGGCGCGCCGACCTGGACGGCGCGCGCGTGGCCTTCCTGGTGCCGCCGGGGTGGGAGTACGTGGCCGTGCAGTGGGGCGTCTGGCGCGCGGGCGGCATCGCCGTCCCCCTGGCCGTCTCGCATCCCGAGGCCGAGCTGGAGTACGTGGTGCAGGACGCAGACGCCGAGGCCGTCATCGCCCACGCGGACTTCGCGGAGGTGCTGCGGCGCGTGGCGGATCGCAACGGCCGCCGCATCCTGTCGATCGAGGACGCGCTCTCCGCCGAGCCGTCCGCGCTGCCGGAGGTCGCAGAAGACCGCCCGGCGATGATCGTCTACACCAGCGGCACCACGGGCAAGCCCAAGGGCGTCGTGACCACGCACGCCAACCTGCGCGCCCAGGTCACCGCGCTGGTGGAGGCGTGGGGATGGACCGCGGACGACCGCACGCTCCTCGTCCTGCCGCTGCACCACGTCCACGGCATCGTCAACGTGCTATCCTGTGCGCTCTGGTCCGGCGCCGTCTGCGAGATCCTCCCCCGCTTCGACGCGGACGAGACGTGGCGCGCGATCGAGAGCGGCCGGCTGACGCTCTTCATGGCCGTCCCCACCGTCTACCGCCGCCTGATCGTGGCCGTCGAAGAAGCGGACGAGGAGCGGCGCGCGCGCATGGTGGAGGGGTGCCGGCGGATGCGGCTGATGGTCTCGGGCTCCGCCGCGCTCCCGGTGCAGATGCTGGAGCGGTGGCGCGAGATCAGCGGCCACACCCTGCTGGAGCGCTACGGGATGACGGAGATCGGGATGGCGCTCTCCAACCCGCTGCACGGCGAGCGGCGCCCCGGCTCCGTCGGCGTCCCCCTCCCCGCCGTCGAAGCGCGCGTGGTGGACGACGAAGGGCAGCCGGTCGATCCCGGCACCCCCGGCGACCTGGAGATCCGCGGCCCCGCCGTCTTCCGCGAGTACTGGCGCCGCCCCGACGCCACCGCCGAGGCGTTCCGCGACGGCTGGTTCCGCACGGGCGACGTGGCCGTGGTGGAGGACGGCTACTACCGCCTTCTCGGCCGCCGCAGCGTGGACATCATCAAGACGGGCGGCTTCAAGGTCTCCGCCCTGGAGATCGAGGAGGTCCTGCGCGAGCACCCCGCCATCGCCGAGTGCGCCGTCGTAGGGATCGAAGACGAGGAGTGGGGCGAGCGCGTCTGCCTGGCCGTGGAAGCCGCGGGCCCGCTGCCGCCCCTCCCCGAGCTCCAGGCCTGGGCCCGCCAGCGCCTCGCCCCCTACAAGCTCCCGCGCGACCTCCGCTGCGTGGACGCGCTCCCGCGCAACGCGATGGGCAAGGTGGTGAAGCCGGAGGTGGCGAAGCTGTTCGGGTGA
- a CDS encoding amidase family protein, translating to MPDDSLAVLSAAETARRVRAREVSPVEVLEACMARVERFNPELNAVVTLNPRAREEAQSLEARIARGEDPGPLAGVTVGIKDVTEVAGVRTTYGSPLFADHVPEHDAQVVERLRAAGAIVVGKTNTPEFAAGGNTFNPVFGRTRNPWNAERSAGGSTGGGAVGLATGMFALAQGTDLGGSLRIPASFCGVVGLRPSVGLVPTWPQDYMWDTMQVTGVMGRAAEDVALGLQAIAGASDRAPLAQPVEGRDFAAAVRGADARGLRIAYCRDIAGIGIDAGVERVCREGALSLREAGATVDEIELDLSYGREAFLALRGLWFVSQLHPHLDKLEHFGPNVANNVRAGLATSVEALGAAEGARRRTWEQFRAFFREYDLLLTPTMAVPPFSIEENFPRTVGGREMATYVDWIAPTFVLSLTGLPVASVPAGFDAEGMPVGLQIVAPPRGEERALAAASVVQRLRPVGMPPRFLTPEPR from the coding sequence ATGCCTGACGATTCTCTCGCGGTGCTCTCCGCCGCCGAAACCGCACGGCGGGTGCGCGCGCGGGAGGTCTCGCCCGTGGAGGTGCTGGAGGCGTGCATGGCGCGCGTGGAGCGCTTCAACCCCGAGCTCAACGCCGTGGTGACGCTCAACCCGCGGGCTCGCGAGGAGGCGCAGTCGCTGGAGGCGCGCATCGCGCGCGGCGAGGACCCGGGGCCGCTGGCGGGCGTGACGGTGGGGATCAAGGACGTCACCGAGGTGGCGGGGGTGCGCACCACCTACGGCTCGCCCCTTTTCGCCGACCACGTGCCCGAGCACGACGCGCAGGTGGTGGAGCGGCTGCGCGCGGCCGGGGCGATCGTCGTGGGGAAGACGAACACGCCCGAGTTCGCGGCCGGCGGCAACACTTTCAACCCCGTCTTCGGCCGCACGCGCAACCCCTGGAACGCGGAGCGCAGCGCGGGCGGCTCCACGGGCGGCGGCGCCGTGGGGCTGGCGACGGGGATGTTCGCGCTGGCGCAGGGGACGGATCTGGGGGGCTCGCTGCGCATCCCCGCGTCGTTCTGCGGCGTGGTGGGGCTGCGGCCGTCGGTGGGGCTGGTGCCCACCTGGCCGCAGGACTACATGTGGGACACGATGCAGGTGACCGGCGTCATGGGCCGCGCAGCCGAGGATGTGGCGCTCGGGCTCCAGGCCATCGCCGGCGCGAGCGACCGCGCGCCGCTGGCCCAGCCCGTAGAGGGCCGCGACTTCGCCGCCGCCGTTCGCGGGGCGGATGCGCGCGGGCTGCGCATCGCCTACTGCCGCGACATCGCGGGGATCGGCATCGACGCGGGGGTGGAGCGCGTATGCCGGGAAGGCGCGCTGTCGCTGCGCGAGGCGGGGGCGACGGTGGACGAGATCGAGCTGGACCTGTCGTACGGACGTGAGGCGTTCCTGGCGCTGCGCGGCCTCTGGTTCGTATCGCAGCTCCACCCGCACCTGGACAAGCTGGAGCACTTCGGCCCCAACGTGGCCAACAACGTGCGCGCCGGCCTGGCCACCTCGGTGGAGGCGCTGGGCGCGGCCGAGGGCGCGCGGCGGCGCACCTGGGAGCAGTTCCGGGCCTTCTTCCGCGAGTACGACCTTCTGCTGACTCCCACCATGGCCGTCCCGCCCTTCTCGATCGAGGAGAACTTCCCGCGCACGGTGGGCGGGCGGGAGATGGCGACGTACGTGGACTGGATCGCGCCCACCTTCGTCCTGAGCCTCACGGGGCTCCCCGTTGCGTCGGTGCCGGCGGGGTTCGATGCGGAGGGGATGCCGGTTGGGCTGCAGATCGTCGCGCCGCCGCGGGGGGAGGAGCGGGCGCTGGCGGCGGCATCGGTAGTGCAACGGCTCCGTCCGGTCGGGATGCCGCCGCGCTTTCTCACTCCGGAGCCACGATGA
- a CDS encoding DUF433 domain-containing protein, with product MSTHFDRITINPAISHGEPSVRGLCYPVDMIRELLFAGMSHDQILAEYPDLVCEGHTRGWRAHATHPTMSDPLPPDSLDQRSIAMIWRKARTGARALPPNASATSKFSGGSNTGRELPKRWRKSLRWFG from the coding sequence ATGAGCACGCACTTCGACCGCATCACGATCAACCCGGCAATCAGCCACGGCGAGCCGTCCGTGCGCGGACTGTGCTATCCTGTCGATATGATCCGAGAACTGCTGTTCGCGGGGATGTCGCACGACCAGATCCTCGCCGAGTATCCGGACCTGGTGTGCGAAGGACATACTCGCGGTTGGCGAGCACACGCAACGCACCCCACGATGAGCGATCCTCTTCCGCCCGACTCGCTCGACCAGCGTTCTATCGCGATGATCTGGAGGAAAGCGCGTACTGGCGCACGCGCACTCCCGCCGAACGCCTCCGCCACGTCGAAGTTCTCCGGCGGATCAAATACGGGTCGCGAGCTACCGAAAAGATGGAGAAAGTCTTTGAGGTGGTTCGGGTGA
- a CDS encoding PIG-L family deacetylase, with product MGERTLLVGLAHPDDEVGAAGTILAQRARGDRVVLVWLTRGEMTEAFGGIAQDRVAAIREEHGRLAGEILGCETRFLDLPDCAVESTPEIARRVAELITEIRPDGVLTWGDAWARGMRHPDHQATGRIFRDAVTLARIAKVVAPRTPHRAAAPVFTYRGAHSVLPAVAVDVEPYLDGIFALGEFYLKRIGFGERSWIEERLRTAGAPFGLRYAEVFDAWESAPGIVPSLLPAGLTNGEHIHPDRKGEITPPV from the coding sequence ATGGGGGAACGGACGCTGCTGGTGGGGCTGGCGCACCCGGACGACGAGGTGGGGGCGGCGGGGACGATCCTGGCGCAGCGCGCGCGCGGCGACCGCGTGGTGCTGGTGTGGCTGACGCGCGGCGAGATGACCGAGGCGTTCGGCGGCATCGCGCAGGACCGGGTGGCGGCGATCCGTGAAGAGCACGGGCGGCTGGCCGGCGAGATCCTGGGGTGCGAGACGCGCTTCCTTGACCTCCCCGACTGCGCCGTGGAATCCACACCGGAGATCGCGCGGCGCGTGGCCGAGCTGATCACCGAGATTCGCCCGGACGGCGTCCTCACCTGGGGCGACGCATGGGCGCGCGGAATGCGCCACCCGGACCACCAGGCCACCGGCCGCATCTTTCGCGACGCCGTGACGCTGGCGCGGATCGCCAAGGTGGTGGCGCCGCGCACGCCACACCGCGCCGCCGCACCGGTCTTCACCTACCGCGGCGCGCACTCCGTCCTCCCCGCCGTCGCGGTGGACGTGGAGCCGTACCTGGACGGGATATTCGCGCTGGGCGAGTTCTACCTGAAACGGATCGGCTTCGGCGAGCGGTCGTGGATCGAGGAGCGGCTGCGCACGGCGGGCGCGCCGTTCGGGCTGCGCTACGCCGAGGTCTTCGATGCGTGGGAGTCCGCGCCCGGCATCGTGCCGTCGCTGCTGCCGGCGGGGCTCACGAACGGGGAACACATCCACCCGGACCGCAAAGGCGAGATCACGCCGCCGGTCTAA
- a CDS encoding M48 family metallopeptidase yields MLEPTRATRILTQIDSRSWEHPADRATLNALRRIPGFDEVLRALFGYFGERAVRLAFLANAVRTSPTQFARVHRIYGEVARTLDAPGDYPVYVTQDPHFNAAAYGMEKPFIVVNSALEERFDDEELRFILAHELGHIMSGHVLYTTMMRLLTMLAGMGFPIVGLAARAVLVALLEWYRKAELSCDRAGILGVQDPEPGLRVMLKFAGGASGDANLAEFIRQSDEYREEGALADQVYKVLNVLGSTHPFPVIRVAEMRAWFESGAYERIIAGEYHRRGEPGAPYREDLSQAAQAYRESAKQTFGQAGDAARRVVDSFRSGFGR; encoded by the coding sequence ATGCTCGAGCCCACGCGCGCCACGCGCATCCTCACCCAGATCGACTCGCGGAGCTGGGAGCACCCGGCCGACCGCGCCACCCTCAACGCGCTGCGCAGGATCCCCGGCTTCGACGAAGTGCTGAGGGCGCTCTTCGGCTACTTTGGCGAGCGGGCCGTGCGGCTGGCCTTCCTGGCCAACGCCGTGCGCACCTCGCCCACGCAGTTCGCCCGCGTGCACCGCATCTACGGCGAGGTGGCGCGCACGCTGGACGCGCCGGGCGACTACCCCGTCTACGTGACGCAGGACCCGCACTTCAACGCCGCCGCGTACGGAATGGAGAAGCCGTTCATCGTGGTCAACTCGGCGCTGGAGGAGCGGTTCGACGACGAAGAGCTGCGCTTCATCCTGGCGCACGAGCTGGGGCACATCATGAGCGGCCACGTGCTGTACACCACCATGATGCGGCTGCTGACGATGCTCGCCGGGATGGGCTTTCCCATCGTGGGGCTGGCCGCGCGCGCCGTGCTGGTGGCGCTGCTGGAGTGGTACCGCAAGGCGGAGCTCTCCTGCGACCGCGCCGGCATCCTGGGCGTGCAGGACCCCGAGCCCGGGCTGCGCGTGATGCTCAAGTTCGCGGGCGGCGCGTCGGGCGACGCCAACCTGGCGGAGTTCATACGGCAGAGCGACGAGTACCGCGAAGAGGGCGCGCTGGCGGACCAGGTCTACAAGGTGCTCAACGTGCTGGGCTCCACGCATCCGTTTCCCGTGATCCGCGTGGCGGAGATGCGGGCATGGTTCGAGAGCGGTGCATACGAGCGCATCATTGCGGGGGAATACCACCGGCGCGGCGAGCCCGGTGCGCCGTACCGGGAAGACCTGTCGCAGGCAGCCCAGGCCTATCGTGAGTCGGCCAAACAGACCTTTGGGCAGGCCGGCGACGCGGCGCGCCGTGTGGTGGACTCATTCCGCTCCGGATTCGGGCGCTGA
- a CDS encoding HU family DNA-binding protein — protein MNKAEFIDRVAESADLTRAAAARAVDAIFDTASGAISEAVHAAGSFSIPGFGKFTRKTRAARTGRNPRTGKEIAIPERATVSFTAGKGLKTGTSTSRRKAAATGAAVGAVAGAATAAASTTSKRSTGAKKSSSGSSGGAKKSTSSRSSSSDTGSSSGGAAKKSSGGSSSGAKNSSGSGGGSSSGGGAAKKSSGGSGGGSSSGGSSTGAKKSTGAKSSGSK, from the coding sequence ATGAACAAGGCCGAGTTCATCGACAGGGTGGCCGAGAGTGCGGATCTGACCCGGGCCGCGGCGGCCCGCGCCGTCGACGCGATCTTCGACACCGCGTCGGGGGCGATCTCGGAGGCGGTTCACGCGGCAGGCTCGTTCTCGATTCCCGGTTTCGGCAAGTTCACCCGCAAGACCCGCGCGGCCCGCACCGGCCGCAACCCGCGCACGGGCAAGGAGATCGCAATCCCGGAGCGGGCCACCGTGTCGTTCACGGCGGGAAAGGGGCTGAAGACGGGGACCAGCACCTCGCGCCGCAAGGCCGCGGCGACGGGTGCGGCGGTGGGCGCGGTCGCCGGTGCCGCCACGGCGGCGGCCAGCACGACCAGCAAGCGCTCCACCGGCGCCAAGAAGAGCTCGAGCGGTTCGTCGGGCGGCGCCAAGAAGAGCACCTCGTCGCGATCATCGTCTTCGGATACGGGCAGCAGCTCGGGAGGCGCCGCCAAGAAGAGCAGCGGCGGCTCGTCGTCGGGCGCGAAGAACAGTTCGGGTAGCGGGGGCGGCAGCAGCTCCGGTGGCGGCGCAGCCAAGAAGAGCAGCGGCGGCTCGGGTGGCGGCAGCTCGAGCGGCGGTTCGTCGACCGGCGCCAAGAAGAGCACGGGCGCGAAGTCGTCGGGCAGCAAGTAG
- a CDS encoding AI-2E family transporter yields the protein MPDSSVRRVTWRSADIVRTFGIGVLFLFFWRFFWMVHSALFLALLAVLIAIIIHVPAKYLSRWVPFKVAFPLVLVSFIGGIVFLLFKMIPQIVTQGTELATALPNTLDQAATWYKARTGQPPSPEMAESVNRQISQFTARFLPLAFNAISTVLGSFAIIVLAAFLAAQPHVYRNLVLGLVSPESRPRWERLYEEAGTNLRAWVIGKACTMAGIGIVTYLGLTLLKVPGALALGGFAALMEFIPNFGPTIAAIPAVAAGFTVKPITALYVAAFYFLLQQVQNAITVPLVEKRAVNIPPAALLVWQLMLTIGFGVLALFVATPLLAVLVVAVRILYLEPKEERQQWDRREGLAPMEPEVGSPEPQG from the coding sequence ATGCCTGACTCGTCCGTACGCCGGGTAACCTGGAGGTCCGCCGACATCGTGCGGACCTTTGGGATCGGCGTGCTCTTCCTGTTCTTCTGGCGGTTCTTCTGGATGGTGCACTCGGCGCTCTTCCTGGCGCTGCTGGCGGTGCTGATCGCCATCATCATCCACGTCCCCGCCAAGTACCTGTCGCGGTGGGTCCCGTTCAAGGTCGCATTCCCGCTGGTGCTCGTATCGTTCATCGGCGGCATCGTCTTCCTCCTCTTCAAGATGATCCCGCAGATCGTCACGCAGGGGACGGAGCTGGCCACGGCGCTGCCCAACACGCTGGACCAGGCGGCGACGTGGTACAAGGCGCGCACGGGGCAGCCGCCGAGCCCCGAGATGGCGGAGTCGGTGAACCGCCAGATCAGCCAGTTCACCGCGCGATTTCTTCCGCTGGCCTTCAACGCCATCAGCACGGTGCTGGGATCGTTCGCCATCATCGTGCTGGCCGCCTTCCTGGCCGCGCAGCCCCACGTGTACCGCAACCTGGTGCTGGGGCTCGTCTCCCCCGAGTCGCGTCCGCGCTGGGAGCGGCTGTACGAGGAGGCGGGGACCAACCTGCGCGCGTGGGTCATCGGGAAGGCGTGCACCATGGCGGGGATCGGGATCGTGACCTACCTGGGGCTGACGCTGCTCAAGGTGCCGGGGGCGCTGGCGCTGGGCGGCTTCGCGGCGCTGATGGAGTTCATCCCCAACTTCGGCCCCACCATCGCGGCGATCCCCGCGGTGGCGGCGGGGTTCACGGTGAAGCCCATCACGGCGCTGTACGTGGCCGCCTTCTACTTCCTCCTCCAGCAGGTGCAGAACGCCATCACGGTTCCGCTGGTGGAGAAGCGGGCGGTCAACATCCCCCCCGCCGCGCTGCTGGTGTGGCAGCTCATGCTCACGATCGGCTTCGGCGTGCTGGCGCTCTTCGTGGCGACGCCGCTGCTGGCGGTGCTGGTGGTGGCGGTGAGGATCCTCTACCTGGAGCCCAAGGAGGAGCGGCAGCAGTGGGACCGCCGCGAGGGGCTGGCTCCCATGGAGCCCGAGGTGGGGAGCCCCGAGCCGCAGGGGTGA
- the rpsU gene encoding 30S ribosomal protein S21: protein MVEIQLGENDRLDWALKQFRRRMIRSGLFKDMRRKRFYEKPSEARKAKSKAAQRRRAKDRRNARRGRD from the coding sequence GTGGTCGAGATTCAGCTTGGTGAAAACGATCGCCTGGACTGGGCGCTCAAGCAGTTCCGCCGCCGGATGATCCGCTCGGGACTGTTCAAGGACATGCGCCGGAAGCGCTTCTACGAGAAGCCCAGCGAGGCTCGTAAGGCCAAGTCGAAGGCCGCGCAGCGCCGCCGTGCCAAGGACCGCCGCAACGCCCGTCGCGGGCGGGATTAA
- a CDS encoding cold-shock protein: MRTTGTVKWFNDAKGFGFITPENGEKDCFVHHSAIQTKGFRTLAEGERVEFDMVQGQKGPAAENVIRVGA; the protein is encoded by the coding sequence ATGCGCACCACCGGCACCGTGAAGTGGTTCAACGACGCCAAGGGCTTCGGGTTCATCACCCCGGAGAACGGCGAAAAGGACTGCTTCGTGCACCACTCGGCCATCCAGACCAAGGGCTTCCGCACGCTTGCCGAGGGCGAGCGGGTGGAGTTCGACATGGTGCAGGGCCAGAAGGGCCCGGCCGCGGAGAACGTCATCCGCGTCGGCGCCTGA
- a CDS encoding DUF4394 domain-containing protein, which translates to MIRWKATLCALLLVSACKSSTAFDVDGVRIYGLDGANNLVEFGSRSEDAVRRREITGLQPGEVLVGIDYRAGNASLYAVGTTSRLYVIDTDDNVARPVAGPFVPALEGEAFGTDFHPGADRLRVHGSGGQNLRLDPAGTVSATDPRLAYAPNDPGAITTPRIAGTAYTTGSPTLLYGIDSNRDVLVTFPNPDAGVARTVGPLGLNTSDDVGFDIAVTRDGPIAFAVLSEGRVSRLYRIDLATGTPTLVGRLATRTPIRSIAVEGDETERP; encoded by the coding sequence ATGATCCGCTGGAAGGCAACGCTCTGCGCGCTCCTGCTCGTGTCCGCCTGTAAGAGCTCCACCGCGTTCGACGTGGACGGGGTGCGGATCTACGGGCTGGACGGGGCGAACAACCTGGTGGAGTTCGGAAGCCGCAGCGAGGACGCGGTGCGGCGCAGGGAGATCACCGGTCTGCAGCCGGGTGAGGTGCTGGTGGGGATCGACTATCGCGCCGGAAACGCGAGCCTCTACGCCGTGGGGACGACGAGCCGGCTGTACGTCATCGACACGGATGACAACGTCGCCCGGCCGGTCGCGGGCCCGTTCGTCCCGGCACTGGAGGGGGAGGCGTTCGGCACCGACTTTCACCCCGGCGCGGACCGGCTGCGCGTGCACGGGAGCGGCGGGCAGAACCTTCGCCTGGACCCCGCCGGCACCGTCTCCGCCACCGACCCGCGGCTGGCGTACGCGCCGAACGATCCCGGCGCCATCACCACGCCGCGCATCGCGGGCACCGCCTACACCACCGGCTCTCCGACGCTGCTGTACGGCATCGACAGCAACCGTGACGTGCTGGTCACCTTCCCCAATCCGGACGCGGGGGTCGCGAGAACGGTGGGGCCGCTGGGGCTCAACACCTCGGACGACGTCGGGTTCGACATCGCGGTGACGCGGGACGGTCCGATCGCCTTCGCGGTGCTTTCGGAGGGGCGCGTGTCGAGGCTGTACCGCATCGACCTCGCCACCGGCACGCCTACGCTGGTCGGACGGCTCGCCACCCGCACGCCGATCCGCTCCATCGCGGTGGAGGGCGACGAGACGGAAAGGCCGTAA
- a CDS encoding DUF4394 domain-containing protein, with translation MPRSTPFRRPLLAIAALALTLGACDDPTGSSFEPQGRRIFALDGAGNLVTFGSQNPGSVRSTALSGLQAGETLVGLDFRPSNGMLVAAGSSSRIYRVDTLTAAATVVGSTSFTPALAGTAFGFDFNPTVDRIRTHGSAGQNLRLHPDLGTVAATDTALTYLAGDPGAGTVPRIVGTAYTNSVTGATTTQLFGIDSNRDVLVLVGAPNGGRMTTVGALGVNTGDDVGFDIFGADAAREVYATLTVGSRSELYTINLTTGAATRVGQIGTSSPIRGIAVAP, from the coding sequence ATGCCTCGTTCCACACCGTTTCGCCGCCCGCTGTTGGCCATCGCGGCGCTCGCACTCACCCTGGGGGCGTGCGACGATCCCACGGGCTCGTCGTTCGAGCCGCAGGGGCGGCGCATCTTTGCGCTGGATGGCGCGGGGAACCTGGTCACCTTTGGAAGCCAGAACCCGGGGAGCGTCCGTAGCACCGCGCTCAGCGGCCTGCAGGCGGGCGAGACGCTGGTGGGACTCGACTTCCGGCCCAGCAACGGGATGCTGGTCGCGGCGGGAAGCTCCAGCCGCATCTACCGGGTGGACACGCTCACCGCCGCCGCGACGGTCGTCGGGAGCACGTCCTTCACCCCGGCGCTCGCCGGCACGGCCTTCGGCTTCGACTTCAACCCGACCGTCGACCGCATTCGCACGCACGGGAGCGCGGGGCAGAACCTGAGGCTGCACCCCGACCTGGGGACGGTGGCCGCCACCGACACGGCGCTCACCTACCTGGCGGGCGATCCCGGCGCCGGCACCGTGCCGCGCATCGTGGGCACGGCGTACACCAACAGCGTGACCGGCGCGACCACGACGCAGCTCTTCGGCATCGACAGCAACCGCGACGTGCTGGTGCTGGTGGGCGCGCCCAACGGCGGGCGGATGACGACGGTCGGCGCGCTGGGCGTGAACACGGGCGACGACGTCGGCTTCGACATCTTCGGCGCGGATGCGGCGCGGGAGGTGTACGCCACGCTGACGGTGGGATCGCGCTCCGAGCTGTACACCATCAACCTGACGACCGGCGCCGCGACGCGCGTGGGACAGATCGGGACTTCGAGCCCGATCCGGGGCATCGCCGTCGCTCCGTGA
- a CDS encoding L,D-transpeptidase gives MKSMLVRWTAAAAILVGAAVPAVAGSGDGASAREDAAAFSLAIDLSDRKLYVMEGDEVVDSYSVAVGQPRHPTPRGTFTARRIVWNPRWVPPNERWARNKRPRAPGDPRNPMGRVKIFFSDPDYYIHGTRDVDSLGEAESHGCVRMRNSEVIALAKRVMEHGGARRDPGWFRRVLNRVTSTQEVRLSTPVTVRVRA, from the coding sequence ATGAAATCAATGCTGGTGCGGTGGACTGCGGCGGCGGCCATTCTGGTGGGGGCTGCGGTACCCGCGGTGGCCGGTTCGGGGGACGGTGCGTCCGCCCGCGAGGACGCGGCGGCCTTCTCCCTCGCCATCGACCTTTCCGACCGCAAGCTGTACGTGATGGAAGGCGACGAGGTGGTGGACAGCTATTCGGTGGCGGTGGGGCAGCCGAGGCACCCCACGCCGCGCGGCACGTTCACGGCGCGCCGCATCGTCTGGAACCCGCGCTGGGTTCCGCCCAACGAGCGCTGGGCCCGCAACAAGCGCCCGCGTGCTCCCGGCGACCCGCGCAACCCCATGGGGCGTGTGAAGATCTTCTTCAGCGACCCGGACTACTACATCCACGGCACGCGCGACGTGGACTCGCTGGGCGAGGCGGAGTCGCACGGCTGCGTGCGGATGCGCAATTCGGAGGTCATCGCGCTGGCGAAGCGGGTGATGGAGCACGGCGGCGCGCGGCGCGATCCGGGCTGGTTCCGGCGCGTCCTCAACCGGGTCACCTCCACCCAGGAAGTGCGCCTCTCCACTCCGGTCACGGTGCGCGTCCGCGCCTGA
- a CDS encoding adenine phosphoribosyltransferase: MRSILLPRCPVEHLKQLIRDIPDFPQPGILFRDITPLLRHPAAFREVVAAFAGRFRGRVDAVAGIESRGFIFGAPLALELDVPFVPIRKVGKLPGEKLAREYALEYGTAILEIHTDAVGAGQRVLVIDDLLATGGTARAAAGLVEAVGGTVVGIAVVIELLFLDGRRALEGYEVDSLVQY; encoded by the coding sequence ATGCGATCCATCCTCCTCCCGCGTTGTCCTGTGGAGCACCTCAAGCAGCTCATTCGCGACATCCCGGACTTCCCGCAGCCCGGCATCCTCTTCCGCGACATCACCCCCCTCCTCCGCCACCCCGCCGCCTTTCGCGAGGTGGTCGCCGCCTTCGCGGGGCGCTTCCGCGGCCGGGTGGACGCCGTCGCGGGGATCGAGTCGCGCGGCTTCATCTTCGGCGCCCCCCTGGCGCTGGAGCTGGACGTGCCGTTCGTCCCCATCCGCAAGGTCGGCAAGCTTCCGGGCGAGAAGCTCGCGCGGGAGTACGCGCTGGAGTACGGCACCGCCATCCTCGAGATCCACACCGACGCAGTCGGCGCGGGCCAGCGGGTCCTGGTGATCGACGACCTTCTCGCCACCGGCGGCACCGCTCGCGCCGCCGCCGGGCTCGTCGAGGCGGTCGGCGGCACGGTGGTGGGCATCGCGGTCGTGATCGAGCTCCTGTTCCTCGATGGTCGTCGGGCGTTGGAGGGGTACGAGGTGGATTCGCTGGTGCAGTACTGA